A genome region from Eurosta solidaginis isolate ZX-2024a chromosome 2, ASM4086904v1, whole genome shotgun sequence includes the following:
- the l(2)k05911 gene encoding serine proteinase stubble isoform X1, which yields MCKILLLFCSLWHVIFCIEFNTKIAQVKLLPADMAAVQPQGNVNLTQSISLAANEEYDAEIIEAPEEVTLAKAQSTPLSSQQARHRRQLFNDPSVLLLTNFGAEGSKCITTHGQPGICLRFTSCQQLYRSSRQFHFLTFRQWPKMPQGMGREVCNFYDQFGRPNSGICCTRTYADNDLGLTGTFTSFIYPGGVNRIPKPPNEWNVPTQSYHEHDRGEVEEEKDEKDIMELDHPTEIDPFEEPLHPPLSSSAKPETQTDENVIYDPIKEDEEDKTKISANSTATTYNELAYQWQGQFGVQFPGISQWPPPLPTHPPSNAVWPPPLPTHPPSHHYPTHPSATTKPTSSATINTTKQPTAVTTTTTRRTSYPAYPSYPGYPSYPANRPTAATTTTRRPITAISSDSSNHGLPTQCGIKNPAAPDQERIVGGTNASPNEFPWIAVLFKSGKQFCGGSVITKNHILTAAHCVSRMTSWDVAAMTAHLGDYDIRTNYEVQHVTRRIKRLVRHKGFNFSTLHNDIAILTLNEAIKFSYEIQPICLPSASSQETRSYSGKVAVVAGWGSLRENGPQPSILQKVQIPIWANHDCARKYGRAAPGGIIESMVCAGQASKDSCSGDSGGPLIVNENGRYTQVGIVSWGIGCGKGEYPGVYTRVTSLLPWIYKNIK from the exons ATgtgtaaaattttacttttattttgttCATTGTGGCATGTGATTTTTTGCATTGAATTTAATACCAAAATTGCGCAAGTTAAATTATTACCAGCCGATATGGCAGCTGTTCAACCACAGGGAAATGTGAATTTAACGCAGTCAATTAGCTTAGCTGCAAATGAGGAGTATGATGCGGAAATCATTGAGG CCCCTGAAGAGGTAACACTAGCAAAAGCTCAGTCAACACCATTGTCATCGCAACAAGCGCGCCATCGACGCCAATTATTTAATGATCCTTCCGTCTTGCTGCTCACAAATTTTGGCGCCGAGGGCAGTAAATGCATTACAACACACGGCCAGCCTGGCATTTGCTTGCGTTTCACCAGCTGTCAACAGCTTTATCGATCGAGTCGGCAATTCCATTTTCTAACGTTTAGGCAGTGGCCAAAGATGCCTCAGGGAATGGGACGAGAAGTATGCAATTTTTATGATCAGTTTGGGCGTCCAAATAGTGGAATTTGTTGTACGCGCACTTATGCAGACAATGATTTAGGACTAACTGGCACATTTACATCTTTCATATATCCTGGCGGCGTGAATCGAATACCCAAGCCACCGAACGAATGGAATGTGCCAACACAGTCATATCACGAACACGATAGAGGAGAAGTGGAGGAAGAAAAAGATGAGAAAGATATTATGGAGTTAGATCATCCTACCGAAATTGATCCTTTCGAAGAACCATTACACCCACCCTTGTCATCTAGTGCAAAACCAGAGACACAAACCGACGAAAATGTTATATACGATCCTATAAAGGAAGATGAAgaagataaaacaaaaattagcGCCAACAGCACTGCGACCACCTACAATGAGTTGGCTTATCAATGGCAGGGCCAGTTTGGTGTGCAATTTCCTGGCATAAGTCAATGGCCCCCACCATTGCCGACACATCCGCCATCGAATGCTGTCTGGCCACCACCTTTACCCACGCATCCACCCAGTCATCACTACCCCACACATCCATCGGCTACGACAAAACCAACATCATCAGCAACAATAAACACAACCAAGCAGCCGACTGCTGTTACAACAACTACTACACGACGTACAAGTTATCCAGCGTATCCTTCATATCCTGGGTATCCAAGTTATCCAGCTAATCGTCCAACTGCAGCAACCACAACAACACGGCGACCGATAACCGCCATTTCAAGCGATTCCTCTAATCATGGCTTGCCTACACAATGTGGTATAAAGAATCCTGCAGCGCCCGATCAGGAGCGTATTGTTGGCGGCACGAATGCGAGTCCAAATGAGTTCCCATGGATCGCTGTGCTATTCAAGTCGGGCAAACAATTCTGTGGTGGTAGTGTGATAACGAAAAATCATATTTTAACGGCGGCACATTGTGTGTCAAG AATGACATCATGGGATGTTGCAGCAATGACAGCGCATCTCGGCGACTACGACATACGTACCAACTACGAAGTGCAGCATGTTACAAGGCGTATTAAGCGTTTGGTGCGTCATAAAGGTTTCAACTTTAGCACACTA CACAACGATATAGCCATCTTGACTTTAAACGAAGCTATAAAATTCAGTTATGAAATTCAACCGATTTGCTTGCCCAGTGCTAGTAGCCAAGAAACTCGAAGTTACAGCGGCAAAGTGGCCGTTGTAGCGGGTTGGGGTAGTTTACGCGAGAATGGTCCACAGCCATCTATTTTGCAGAAAGTGCAAATCCCTATTTGGGCGAATCATGATTGTGCGCGCAAATATGGACGTGCAGCGCCCGGTGGTATAATCGAGTCGATGGTATGCGCCGGACAGGCGTCCAAGGATTCGTGTAGT
- the l(2)k05911 gene encoding proclotting enzyme isoform X2, producing the protein MPQGMGREVCNFYDQFGRPNSGICCTRTYADNDLGLTGTFTSFIYPGGVNRIPKPPNEWNVPTQSYHEHDRGEVEEEKDEKDIMELDHPTEIDPFEEPLHPPLSSSAKPETQTDENVIYDPIKEDEEDKTKISANSTATTYNELAYQWQGQFGVQFPGISQWPPPLPTHPPSNAVWPPPLPTHPPSHHYPTHPSATTKPTSSATINTTKQPTAVTTTTTRRTSYPAYPSYPGYPSYPANRPTAATTTTRRPITAISSDSSNHGLPTQCGIKNPAAPDQERIVGGTNASPNEFPWIAVLFKSGKQFCGGSVITKNHILTAAHCVSRMTSWDVAAMTAHLGDYDIRTNYEVQHVTRRIKRLVRHKGFNFSTLHNDIAILTLNEAIKFSYEIQPICLPSASSQETRSYSGKVAVVAGWGSLRENGPQPSILQKVQIPIWANHDCARKYGRAAPGGIIESMVCAGQASKDSCSGDSGGPLIVNENGRYTQVGIVSWGIGCGKGEYPGVYTRVTSLLPWIYKNIK; encoded by the exons ATGCCTCAGGGAATGGGACGAGAAGTATGCAATTTTTATGATCAGTTTGGGCGTCCAAATAGTGGAATTTGTTGTACGCGCACTTATGCAGACAATGATTTAGGACTAACTGGCACATTTACATCTTTCATATATCCTGGCGGCGTGAATCGAATACCCAAGCCACCGAACGAATGGAATGTGCCAACACAGTCATATCACGAACACGATAGAGGAGAAGTGGAGGAAGAAAAAGATGAGAAAGATATTATGGAGTTAGATCATCCTACCGAAATTGATCCTTTCGAAGAACCATTACACCCACCCTTGTCATCTAGTGCAAAACCAGAGACACAAACCGACGAAAATGTTATATACGATCCTATAAAGGAAGATGAAgaagataaaacaaaaattagcGCCAACAGCACTGCGACCACCTACAATGAGTTGGCTTATCAATGGCAGGGCCAGTTTGGTGTGCAATTTCCTGGCATAAGTCAATGGCCCCCACCATTGCCGACACATCCGCCATCGAATGCTGTCTGGCCACCACCTTTACCCACGCATCCACCCAGTCATCACTACCCCACACATCCATCGGCTACGACAAAACCAACATCATCAGCAACAATAAACACAACCAAGCAGCCGACTGCTGTTACAACAACTACTACACGACGTACAAGTTATCCAGCGTATCCTTCATATCCTGGGTATCCAAGTTATCCAGCTAATCGTCCAACTGCAGCAACCACAACAACACGGCGACCGATAACCGCCATTTCAAGCGATTCCTCTAATCATGGCTTGCCTACACAATGTGGTATAAAGAATCCTGCAGCGCCCGATCAGGAGCGTATTGTTGGCGGCACGAATGCGAGTCCAAATGAGTTCCCATGGATCGCTGTGCTATTCAAGTCGGGCAAACAATTCTGTGGTGGTAGTGTGATAACGAAAAATCATATTTTAACGGCGGCACATTGTGTGTCAAG AATGACATCATGGGATGTTGCAGCAATGACAGCGCATCTCGGCGACTACGACATACGTACCAACTACGAAGTGCAGCATGTTACAAGGCGTATTAAGCGTTTGGTGCGTCATAAAGGTTTCAACTTTAGCACACTA CACAACGATATAGCCATCTTGACTTTAAACGAAGCTATAAAATTCAGTTATGAAATTCAACCGATTTGCTTGCCCAGTGCTAGTAGCCAAGAAACTCGAAGTTACAGCGGCAAAGTGGCCGTTGTAGCGGGTTGGGGTAGTTTACGCGAGAATGGTCCACAGCCATCTATTTTGCAGAAAGTGCAAATCCCTATTTGGGCGAATCATGATTGTGCGCGCAAATATGGACGTGCAGCGCCCGGTGGTATAATCGAGTCGATGGTATGCGCCGGACAGGCGTCCAAGGATTCGTGTAGT